GGAGAGGACTACATTGAAGGACACCATATAGTACCACTATCAGCACTAACAGCCGAAACCCTTACTTCCGTTGATAGTATTGCCCTTGTTTGTTCCAATTGCCATCGAATGCTACATCGCCAGAATCCGCCATTATCAATTGAGCAACTTCAGAGAGCAATGATGGTCAGTGGATAAAAACAACAGGGGTGAGTTTTACCTCTAGATTGTTAAAGGAGGAGGAACATTGGCTGCAACCTCAGTGAAGCGGAATGCTAATTGCCCATGTGGTAGCGGATTACTGGCTAAAGAGTGCTGTTATCCAACAAAGCCGCCTATCAATATGCCAGTTCCTCAATATGTAAAGCTGGATAATGTACCCGTCGCCACCAGAGTCAATGGACTTGTTGATGACTCAATGAGGGAGCAGATCGAATCTCACCTTAGTCAAATGTTCAATCTCACCGTTAAGATCGGTAGCGAATCTGGCCCAGGATTCCTCCCCCGTGAACAAGCAAACAGGCAAATAGCGCATGTGCTTGGATATGGACTTGACGAATACCACCTAGACAAGGAACGAAATGAGCATACTCTCATAGGACCACTACATAGTGTCAAGTACCATCAGCAACAATGTATGTATAGACTCTTCGTTCTACAACAACGGTCTAAGAAATCCAAGCAAAATTCACTATCGCATCCGTCGAATAATAAACATATTAATGTTGTACATACTATCCAATTCGAAGATCTTCCTTTAAGGGCTGAATTTGAAGCGTTTGTGAGTAGAATCAGCTCTGCACTAGTACAACGTTTCCTATATAACGTAATTTTTAACCCGGTTGTTGCGTCTTAGATTCCAGTCCATATCTCCAATGGAATTGAACCGGACTTTGATTGACTTCGTGTAGATACATTTCGATCCGTTGTCGCAGTTCCTCCTTCGAGGATACTCGGATGTGTCGAAGCATACTCTTCGTCATCTTTGCAAAAAACGATTCGATAATGTTCAACCACGATGCATGTTTGGGCGTGAACACGAACACAAAGCGGTTGGGTACGGTCTCCAAATAGGCTTGTGTTTCTTTCGACGTATGCGCCGAGTGATTATCGAGAATCATTTGTATTTTCCATTCCAGCGGATAATGGGCATCCAACTTTTTCAGAAAGGCAACGAACTCCCGGCTTCTGTGCCGATCTTCCAAAC
This is a stretch of genomic DNA from Alicyclobacillus dauci. It encodes these proteins:
- a CDS encoding SEC-C domain-containing protein: MKRNANCPCGSGLLAKECCYPTKPPINMPVPQYVKLDNVPVATRVNGLVDDSMREQIESHLSQMFNLTVKIGSESGPGFLPREQANRQIAHVLGYGLDEYHLDKERNEHTLIGPLHSVKYHQQQCMYRLFVLQQRSKKSKQNSLSHPSNNKHINVVHTIQFEDLPLRAEFEAFVSRISSALVQRFLYNVIFNPVVAS